A window of Candidatus Binataceae bacterium genomic DNA:
ACCCAAAGAACTCGCCGGACGTTTTTGGAAGTTCTCGATCCGCGGTCACCGAGGATAGCTGAGTAAGATGAGGCCAGAGACCAACTCAAAGCATACGGATGAATATCTACGAACCTGGACACTGAGAAGTTGTTGTAGAGTACGGCGCCTTAAGAATCTCGTCGTAGCGGCCGCTGCGGTGAGCTTTTTCTGCGCGAGTCCGGGCTTCGGCGGACCCTCGCCCGCCGCGCCTGATGAGGCGGCCTTCGAACATAACTTCGACGCGCTCATTCATCCCGAAGAATTGCGCGCCTGGATGAAGTTGCTCGCTGCCGAACCAAACCATGTCTCGTCGCCCCACGACAAGGCCAATGCCGATCAGATCCTGGACTGGTTTAAAAGCTGGGGATGGGAGGCACACATCGAGACTTTCTCGGTGCTCTATCCGAAGCCAGTACGCGAGACCCTGGAACTTCTCGGCCCGCATAAATTCACCGCCACGTTGCAGGAACCACCCATCCCCGGCGATTCGAGCTCGACCGCGACCGATCCAGCTCTGCCAGCGTACCTCGCTTATGCGCGCGACGGTGACGTAACCGCGGGTCTCATCTACGTTAACTACGGGATGGTCGACGATTACAAGATGCTCGAGCGGCTCGGCGGCAGTGTAAAGGGGAAGATCGTTATCGCACGCTACGGCTCCGGATGGCGCGGGTTGAAGCCCAGACTTGCCCAGGAGCACGGCGCGATTGGATGTATCATCTATTCAGACCCGGCACAGGACGGCTACTCGATCGACGACACCTATCCCGGCGGTCCGATGCGCCCTCCTGGGGGCATTCAGCGCGGCTCAGTCATCGACATGAGTCTCTATCCAGGCGATCCGCTGACGCCGGGAATTGCGGCCACCAGTGACGCGAAGCGCCTGCCGATAGCCAATGCACCCACGATCGTCAAGATTCCAACCATTCCTATCTCATACGCCGATGCGCAGGTCTTGCTGGCTTCGCTCGGAGGACCGGTCGCTCCCGCACCGTGGCGTGGTGCACTGCCGATTACCTATCACGTCGGACCGGGCACGGCGCCAGTGCATCTGGCAGTCAAGTCCGATTGGCAGCTTCATCCGATATACGACGTCATAGCGATGATGAAGGGCTCGACCTGGCCGGATCAGTGGGTGGTCCGCGGCAATCATCACGACGGCTGGGTTTTCGGAGCCAGCGATCCGTTGTCAGGTCAGGTCGCGCTGCTTGCGGAGGCCAAGGCGTTCGGCGGGCTCGCCGCGCGGGGTTGGCATCCCAAGCGCACTCTTGTCTACGCGAGCTGGGATGGGGAGGAACCCATGCTCATGGGCTCGACTGAGTGGGGCGAGGCCCACGCCGCTGAACTGAAGCAGAAAGTGGTGCTGTACATAAACTCCGATGCCAACGAACGAGGCTTCCTGGAAGTCGGCGGGAGCCACGACTTTCAGCACCTGGTCAACGAAGTCGCCGGCGAAGTAATCGATCCTGAGACCGGAGTCCCGATCGGCCAGCGCCTGCGCGCAAAAATTCGCATAGCTGCGCTGGCACCGACCGCTCCGGAGCACATCAAGGCCGAGGCCAAGATCGCGGCGGACCCGGGCAAGGATTTCCCAATTGAGGCGCTGGGCTCGGGCTCCGATTTTTCGGTTTTTCTCGATCACCTTGGCGTCCCCGCGTTGAACGTCGGTTTCGCCGAGGAGGGCCGTTCCAGCGGCGTCTATCACTCCCGTTACGACACCTTCGAGCATCACAGTCGCTTCGTTGACCCGGGTTTCATTTATGACGCGTTGTTGGCCAAGACGATCGGTCGAATGGTGGAGCGCGTCGCTGACTCCGAACTTCCTGTCCAAAACGCGGGTGGTCTTGCCAACGCGATTTCTGAGTATCTCGACCAGGTCAAGAAGCTCGCTGACGAGGAACGAGAACAAGCCGAGGCGCAAGCTGGGCTGCTCCGCGATCGAGCCTTCCAGCTTGCAGCCGATCCCACGAAATCAAGCGGTGTGCCTGCTGCGCTCGATTCGGTCCCCCACACTGAGGTTGCGTCACTTGAGGACGCGGTAGATCGTCTGAAGCGCCGCGCCAAGGCCTACGACGACGCGCTTGCGAAGAACGGCCCGCACCTGTCCCCCACTCAACTGGCCCGCGTCCAAGTCCTGATGCTGGACATCGACCAGACGTTAGCGCCCGCCGTGGGTCTCCCGGGAAGGACCTGGAACAAGAATCTAATTTATGCGCCGGGCCGCGATACAGGTTATGAAGCCAAGACCCTGCCCGGCGTCCGTGAGGCAATCGAAGAGCGCCGCTGGTCCGACGCCCCGCGTTACGCCGAACTCACGGCGAACGCTCTAAATGCCTACAGCGACCGTCTCGATCAAGTAACCATCATTCTCAACGGCAAGTAGCACGACCCGGCCCGTAACTCACTTCATTTCCCGGTTCCGGTCACCAAAAAACTTGTGGGACTGTTGCTCGCATTGCTGTTGACAGTGATTGTTGCGCTCGCCCCTCCAGCC
This region includes:
- a CDS encoding transferrin receptor-like dimerization domain-containing protein, with protein sequence MRPETNSKHTDEYLRTWTLRSCCRVRRLKNLVVAAAAVSFFCASPGFGGPSPAAPDEAAFEHNFDALIHPEELRAWMKLLAAEPNHVSSPHDKANADQILDWFKSWGWEAHIETFSVLYPKPVRETLELLGPHKFTATLQEPPIPGDSSSTATDPALPAYLAYARDGDVTAGLIYVNYGMVDDYKMLERLGGSVKGKIVIARYGSGWRGLKPRLAQEHGAIGCIIYSDPAQDGYSIDDTYPGGPMRPPGGIQRGSVIDMSLYPGDPLTPGIAATSDAKRLPIANAPTIVKIPTIPISYADAQVLLASLGGPVAPAPWRGALPITYHVGPGTAPVHLAVKSDWQLHPIYDVIAMMKGSTWPDQWVVRGNHHDGWVFGASDPLSGQVALLAEAKAFGGLAARGWHPKRTLVYASWDGEEPMLMGSTEWGEAHAAELKQKVVLYINSDANERGFLEVGGSHDFQHLVNEVAGEVIDPETGVPIGQRLRAKIRIAALAPTAPEHIKAEAKIAADPGKDFPIEALGSGSDFSVFLDHLGVPALNVGFAEEGRSSGVYHSRYDTFEHHSRFVDPGFIYDALLAKTIGRMVERVADSELPVQNAGGLANAISEYLDQVKKLADEEREQAEAQAGLLRDRAFQLAADPTKSSGVPAALDSVPHTEVASLEDAVDRLKRRAKAYDDALAKNGPHLSPTQLARVQVLMLDIDQTLAPAVGLPGRTWNKNLIYAPGRDTGYEAKTLPGVREAIEERRWSDAPRYAELTANALNAYSDRLDQVTIILNGK